From the Solanum lycopersicum chromosome 10, SLM_r2.1 genome, one window contains:
- the LOC138338801 gene encoding uncharacterized protein — translation MRLQNSDSDTDLKGLKEFFDWILTFRDGSIGNSFDSIDKVVIRMDLLITECIDPIAAIVETLEHVHTPEFLDTIKCSRVPNHSINLKVGVPVISLRNIDQTTVLCNGTRLIVTKLGNQVIEAKVLSDRWLD, via the exons ATGAGATTGCAAAACAGTGACAGTGATACTGACTTAAAGGGGTTGAAAGAGTTTTTTGATTGGATATTGACATTTCGGGATGGTAGCATTGGTAATTCATTTGATAGTATTGATAAAGTTGTAATACGAATGGATCTTCTGATAACTGAGTGTATTGATCCAATAGCAGCTATTGTGGAAA CTTTGGAACATGTACACACACCAGAATTTTTGGATACTATTAAATGTTCTAGAGTTCCTAATCATTCAATCAATTTAAAAGTTGGAGTTCCAGTGATATCACTAAGAAATATTGATCAGACAACAGTATTATGTAATGGAACTAGATTGATTGTTACTAAACTTGGAAATCAAGTAATTGAAGCGAAGGTTTTATCTGACAGATGGCTGGACTGA
- the LOC101260487 gene encoding uncharacterized protein, whose product MVRDRFKIDQHVDVKLRLVEKRGSDGKLYNLPTISEVAALVVGDFEPNSSDRDIIIESHSGQLKRISELNAAYLGLQYSLLYPFGEDGYREHIFLNGIDESADGRKYVSSLEYFSYKIQERQNEVLAIISAKRLFQQFCVDGYTTIESSRLLFYMLHQTNLGADFYKGLQEVFRRETLNLLLKDNE is encoded by the coding sequence aTGGTAAGAGATAGATTTAAAATTGATCAACATGTTGATGTTAAACTAAGACTGGTAGAAAAAAGAGGATCAGATGGAAAATTGTACAATTTGCCAACAATTTCTGAGGTAGCAGCTTTGGTGGTTGGTGATTTTGAACCAAATAGTTCAGATAGAGATATAATAATTGAAAGTCATTCTGGACAACTTAAGAGAATAAGTGAATTGAATGCAGCATACTTAGGTTTGCAATATTCATTACTTTATCCATTTGGTGAAGATGGATATAgagaacatatttttttaaatggaatTGATGAATCAGCTGATGGAAGGAAATATGTTAGCTctcttgaatatttttcatacaaaattcaAGAAAGACAGAATGAAGTACTAGCAATTATATCAGCTAAAAGGTTATTTCAACAATTCTGTGTTGATGGATATACAACGATAGAATCTTCACGATTGTTATTTTATATGCTCCATCAAACAAATTTGGGAGCTGACTTCTATAAGGGATTACAAGAAGTTTTTCGCAGGGAGACACTCAACCTTCTTCTCAAAGACAACGAGTAA
- the LOC109121264 gene encoding uncharacterized protein has product MKLDEHVGGPNSVHNKAKKKCDDLMQQRQSIRLPLRGHDESESSLNRDNFIKFLSWYTDRCENIKPFGYVDKKEFVMEAFIGLVHVKDTSAISLKKTLVNVLDVRRQCYDGASNMQGDINGLKMLIKKESKSAHSIHCFAHQLQLNLVTVSKKCFQVGELVLLVSNILNVLGDSFKRMDELRQSQKDNLQKTLDMDEIEIG; this is encoded by the exons ATGAAGCTTGACGAACATGTTGGTGGACCGAATAGCGTTCATAATAAAGCAAAGAAAAAATGTGATGATCTAATGCAACAAAGACAGTCCATTC GGTTGCCACTTCGCGGTCATGATGAAAGTGAATCCTCATTGAACagagataattttattaaatttctttcCTGGTACACAGATAGGTGTGAAAACATCAAACCGTTCGG atatgttgataaaaaagaatttgtaaTGGAAGCATTTATTGGACTTGTTCATGTTAAAGATACTAGTGCTATATCTTTAAAGAAAACACTTGTTAATGTGCTTGATGTACGCAGACAATGTTATGATGGAGCAAGCAATATGCAAGGTGATATCAATGGTCTTAAAATGTTGATTAAGAAAGAAAGTAAATCGGCTCATTCTATTCATTGTTTTGCTCATCAACTTCAACTAAATCTTGTCACGGtttcaaaaaaatgttttcaagtGGGAGAACTTGTGCTATtggtttcaaatattttgaatgtGTTGGGAGATTCTTTTAAGCGAATGGATGAACTACGACAATCTCAAAAAGATAATCTTCAAAAGACATTAGATATGGATGAAATAGAAATAGGTTGA